Proteins found in one Verrucomicrobiota bacterium genomic segment:
- a CDS encoding choice-of-anchor M domain-containing protein: protein MKRKLTIAAIAASAVATSSVLQAQQIWTAGHGDIGLEYDPIEGELEPHWHLGEDNETVVIDGISQNFGSEGTEFEADELIAEGDRSETRNPTSDWDFLGVNSGETFWVFPQTEDPSVPYIGIGTEELDPSDWDGNLTLTLIGFSGPGAFSLYSVDGIGVPTALMATSDGIDSGDVLSIAADSHEHFNWGFSALGDYELTFQAEGTLSGGGTVTGSETFGFTVVPEPSSFGFILAAAGLLCAFSRRRRG, encoded by the coding sequence ATGAAACGAAAACTAACAATCGCCGCAATCGCCGCTTCGGCAGTTGCGACATCGTCGGTTTTGCAAGCCCAGCAAATCTGGACGGCAGGCCACGGTGATATTGGACTCGAGTACGACCCGATCGAAGGTGAACTCGAACCACACTGGCACCTTGGCGAAGACAATGAAACCGTTGTTATCGACGGCATTTCCCAAAATTTCGGGAGTGAAGGCACCGAATTTGAGGCGGACGAACTGATCGCAGAGGGTGATCGGTCCGAGACACGTAACCCGACTTCGGACTGGGACTTTCTCGGAGTAAACTCAGGAGAGACTTTCTGGGTGTTTCCACAGACCGAGGACCCATCCGTCCCCTATATTGGGATCGGAACCGAGGAATTGGATCCCAGTGACTGGGACGGCAACCTAACTCTGACATTGATCGGCTTTTCTGGACCTGGGGCCTTCTCCCTCTACAGCGTGGACGGAATTGGCGTGCCAACCGCGTTGATGGCTACCAGTGATGGAATCGATAGCGGAGACGTTCTCTCTATCGCAGCTGATTCCCACGAGCACTTCAACTGGGGTTTCTCTGCCCTTGGCGACTACGAGCTGACGTTTCAAGCAGAAGGCACCCTCAGCGGTGGCGGAACGGTGACTGGATCTGAAACATTCGGATTCACCGTTGTCCCGGAACCATCCAGCTTTGGCTTCATTCTAGCAGCCGCGGGACTTCTCTGCGCGTTTTCTCGTCGGCGCAGAGGTTAG